In one Phycisphaerae bacterium genomic region, the following are encoded:
- a CDS encoding RNA-binding protein — MNIYVGNLANQVTEDDLRKAFEAFGQVESANIIKDKFSGESRGFGFVQMPSKQEAQSAIEKMNGTDLMGRTITVNEARPRVERSSGGGRDRGGRGRGGFGGGGGGRRY, encoded by the coding sequence ATGAACATCTATGTAGGTAATTTGGCAAATCAGGTAACTGAAGATGATTTACGCAAGGCTTTTGAAGCCTTTGGACAGGTAGAATCCGCTAATATCATAAAAGACAAATTCAGCGGCGAATCGAGAGGGTTTGGCTTTGTGCAGATGCCCTCTAAACAAGAAGCACAAAGCGCTATCGAGAAAATGAACGGTACTGATTTGATGGGGCGGACCATTACCGTCAACGAAGCTCGTCCAAGGGTCGAGCGCTCAAGCGGCGGCGGAAGAGATAGAGGCGGCAGGGGCAGAGGCGGCTTCGGCGGTGGCGGCGGCGGAAGACGCTACTAA